The following are from one region of the Magallana gigas chromosome 6, xbMagGiga1.1, whole genome shotgun sequence genome:
- the LOC105340687 gene encoding uncharacterized protein produces the protein MSVGKQILTAPVRLLRRKSDFAQYSSDSIRNGLLGMVGRTPLVRINKLSDETGCEILAKAEFCNGGGSVKDRAAYFLIKDAEEKGLLKPGGTVVEGTAGNTGIGLAHMCLAKGYRCVIFMPNNQSKEKIECLQTLGAEVYPCPVKPWTDPDNYNHQAARYAQSLENAVWTNQFDNTANKRAHIETTGPEIWQETNGKVNAVVFGTGTGGTLAGVGTYLKDKNKNVQVFLADPQGSVLYNYIKNGKLERTPGDSITEGIGQGRVTQNLKDAPIDDALAIKDVDAVEWTFRLLHEEGFFVGASTGLNIAAAKQVAELMGPGHTIVTCLCDTGQRYYGKLYSRKVLQDRGLLDAVPEPYRRSLHD, from the exons ATGTCGGTCGGAAAGCAGATATTAACTGCACCAGTTCGGTTGCTGAGGAGGAAATCTGACTTTGCTCAATATTCATCG GATTCCATCAGAAATGGATTACTTGGGATGGTtggaag aacaCCTCTTGTGAGAATAAATAAACTTAGTGATGAAACTG GTTGTGAGATATTGGCCAAAGCTGAGTTCTGCAATGGAGGTGGATCTGTGAAAGACCGAGCCGCATACTTCCTAATTAAAGATGCTGAAGAAAAAG GGCTGTTAAAACCCGGAGGGACAGTTGTAGAAGGGACAGCAGGAAACACTGGGATAGGGCTGGCACACATGTGCCTGGCGAAGGGCTACAGGTGTGTCATCTTCATGCCAAATAACCAGTCCAAG GAGAAAATTGAATGTCTTCAGACTCTTGGAGCTGAAGTTTATCCTTGCCCTGTAAAACCTTGGACTGATCCCGATAACTATAATCACCAG GCTGCTAGGTATGCACAGAGTTTGGAGAATGCAGTGTGGACAAACCAGTTTGACAACACAGCCAACAAAAGAGCCCACATTGAAACAACAGGACCTGAAATCTGGCAGGAAACTA ACGGTAAAGTGAATGCTGTTGTGTTTGGCACTGGAACTGGGGGGACGTTGGCAGGAGTGGGCACTTACctcaaagataaaaataaaaatgtccaGGTTTTCCTAGCAGATCCCCAG GGAAGTGTGTtatataactatataaaaaatggaaaactTGAGCGAACCCCTGGGGATTCCATAACAGAGGGCATTGGCCAAGGACGTGTCACTCAAAACTTGAAAGACGCACCAATCGATGATGCTCTGGCAATTAAAGATGTGGATGCTGTGGAATGG ACCTTCAGACTTCTCCACGAGGAGGGATTCTTTGTGGGTGCATCTACAGGACTGAATATAGCTGCTGCCAAACAAGTGGCTGAGTTAATGGGGCCGGGCCACACCATTGTCACCTGTTTGTGTGATACAGGCCAG CGTTACTATGGAAAATTGTATAGTAGAAAGGTTCTTCAGGACAGAg
- the LOC105340686 gene encoding NPC intracellular cholesterol transporter 2: MIRVCIFLALLSISFADNVKFKDCGSVVGKINSVDVNPCPTEPCQLKKNTNVTISIDFLPNSNSATFKTVVHGIIGGVPVPFPTANGDVNPPVPIQQNQKITYTNAIFVEPAYPKISLVVKWEIQDSTGKDFACFVVPAMIVG, from the exons ATGATTCGCGTGTGCATTTTTCTGGCTCTATTATCCATCTCTTTTGCTGATAATGTGAAATTCAAAGATTGTG GGTCTGTCGTGGGTAAAATAAACAGCGTCGACGTCAACCCGTGTCCCACAGAGCCGTGCCAGCTGAAGAAAAACACCAACGTCACCATCTCCATTGATTTTCTTCCTA ATTCCAATTCCGCTACGTTTAAGACGGTCGTGCACGGCATTATAGGCGGGGTCCCAGTACCATTCCCCACCGCTAATGGCGATGTCAACCCTCCCGTCCCTATCCAACAGAACCAGAAGATCACATACACCAACGCCATTTTTGTAGAGCCAGCTTATCCTAAG attTCTCTTGTGGTAAAGTGGGAGATCCAGGATTCCACAGGGAAAGATTTCGCTTGTTTTGTGGTACCCGCGATGATAGTGGGTTAA
- the LOC105340688 gene encoding NPC intracellular cholesterol transporter 2, giving the protein MDTVTRAILFHVVACCVTADVINVKDCGSVTGNINQVEITPCPSEPCQFKRGVNVTMKVEFTSKIESKKYTSVLHGIIGGVPVPFPVSQGLISGPINANSKIVYLNALKVEQSYPKVSLVAKLEIRDDSGKDMVCFLWPAQIVD; this is encoded by the exons ATGGACACTGTTACGAGAGCCATTCTTTTTCATGTTGTTGCGTGTTGCGTAACAGCTGATGTCATCAACGTCAAGGATTGTG GATCCGTGACTGGGAACATAAACCAAGTGGAGATAACTCCCTGTCCATCAGAACCATGTCAATTCAAGAGAGGAGTTAATGTTACCATGAAGGTGGAATTTACCTCGA agATAGAATCCAAGAAATACACATCTGTCCTCCATGGTATCATAGGTGGAGTCCCCGTTCCGTTTCCGGTTTCACAGGGACTCATTTCCGGTCCAATAAATGCAAATAGTAAAATTGTCTACTTAAACGCTTTGAAGGTTGAACAATCCTATCCAAAG GTTTCTCTCGTTGCAAAACTAGAAATCAGAGATGACAGTGGGAAGGATATGGTGTGCTTTTTATGGCCTGCTCAAATTGTTGATTAA